The Halosimplex litoreum genome has a window encoding:
- a CDS encoding sodium:calcium antiporter yields the protein MGIDGVAWNGAVGCVAIVSLVLAAQVAVGKLVALATYYGVSETVVGLTVLSVGTSLPELASHVVASSRILLGVGDPRVLSATVLGGNIGSDVVQQTLVVGLVVLAVGGFRFSGRFLRRGYLPMIGTTLLTLVLAWDGMLTRVDGLVLVALFLAYTSFLYRTRSEIVQEGSDANPSTAPTRDAAVAFVSLAVVVVAAHVLFESVGFFVERTGLEGSLIGVVVLGVGAASPEMTTAIVGLREGAEGISLGTLIGSNITNPLLGIGLGSLLSTYHVPRPLVYWDLPMETVTAAILLAYLLTKDDVGGALGGVADRLGFDATGARLRAVEERYLGRVGAALLIALYFGYLFVRVSYFVDDF from the coding sequence ATGGGGATCGATGGCGTCGCCTGGAACGGTGCCGTGGGCTGCGTGGCCATCGTCTCGCTAGTGCTCGCCGCGCAAGTGGCCGTCGGGAAGCTGGTCGCGCTCGCGACGTACTACGGCGTCTCCGAGACGGTCGTCGGACTCACCGTCCTGTCGGTCGGCACGAGCCTCCCCGAACTCGCCTCGCACGTCGTCGCATCGTCGCGGATCCTCCTGGGCGTAGGGGACCCGCGGGTGCTCTCGGCGACCGTCCTCGGCGGCAACATCGGGTCGGACGTCGTCCAGCAGACGCTCGTGGTCGGGCTGGTCGTGCTGGCCGTCGGCGGATTCCGGTTCTCCGGTCGGTTCCTGCGTCGCGGGTATCTCCCGATGATCGGGACGACCTTGCTCACGCTGGTCCTCGCGTGGGACGGGATGCTCACGCGAGTCGACGGGCTCGTGCTCGTCGCGTTATTTCTGGCGTACACGTCGTTTCTCTACCGAACGCGAAGCGAGATCGTCCAGGAAGGGAGCGACGCGAACCCCTCGACGGCACCGACGCGGGACGCTGCCGTCGCGTTCGTATCGCTGGCCGTCGTCGTCGTCGCCGCGCACGTTCTCTTCGAATCGGTCGGCTTCTTCGTCGAACGGACCGGGCTCGAGGGGTCGCTGATCGGGGTGGTCGTCCTCGGTGTCGGTGCGGCCTCCCCCGAGATGACGACCGCCATCGTGGGCCTTCGCGAGGGCGCCGAAGGGATCTCGCTCGGGACGCTCATCGGAAGCAACATCACGAACCCGCTGCTCGGGATCGGGCTGGGGTCGCTGCTGTCGACCTATCACGTCCCGCGGCCACTGGTCTACTGGGACCTCCCGATGGAGACGGTGACCGCGGCGATCCTCCTGGCGTATCTACTGACCAAAGACGACGTCGGCGGTGCCCTCGGCGGCGTCGCCGACCGACTCGGGTTCGACGCGACCGGGGCGCGACTGCGAGCAGTCGAGGAGCGCTACCTGGGACGGGTCGGCGCCGCACTCCTGATCGCGCTGTATTTCGGCTACCTGTTCGTCCGTGTCTCCTACTTCGTCGACGATTTCTGA
- a CDS encoding lysylphosphatidylglycerol synthase domain-containing protein: protein MSDVEVSVVLPAYNEEATIERTVEVTLETLASFLPAGAFEVIVAEDGCDDRTPEIATRLADEDDRVRHVHSDERLGRGGALEYAFERAAGTTLVYFDTDLATDMKHLEELVESVRSGESDVATGSRWMPENQADRPTKRAVSSLGYNTLVRLFLRSDMQDHQCGFKAISRETFDALRGEVEDEHWFWDTEVLVLAQRGGYSVREFPVDWEPKGDTKVDLVRDVFGMGSQILRTWWQLSVSPRISRRVSMAAGSLLVMLALVVAVGVVFDLQAVFDAMSGADPVLVVASGAVYLASWPLRGLRYRDILDRLGYPSDTWFMTGAVFISQTGNLVFPARLGDGVRAYVVKARRDVPYPSGFASLAVERVFDLLAITVLGGTVLVGLVATDGTEQIAEAIAAEIPPVQIGGETIDAGAAARTALRVAAAVGGAAVLGVLGILASARLGDDYVHRAVGAVSNDSYADYVAGVIEQFVGDVQAVVGDRGAFLRVGVGSLVIWVVDVATALVVFAAFPGITLTPALVATAFFAVSVGNLAKVLPLSPGGIGLYEGAFTLIVFGLTNVAAPVAFAISIVDHVVKNAVTILGGLASMAWLNVSLTTAVEESREASEVEAAAATED from the coding sequence ATGAGTGACGTCGAGGTGAGCGTCGTCCTCCCGGCCTACAACGAGGAGGCCACCATCGAGCGGACCGTCGAGGTCACGCTGGAGACGCTCGCCTCGTTTCTCCCCGCCGGCGCCTTCGAGGTGATCGTGGCAGAGGACGGCTGTGACGACCGAACGCCGGAGATCGCGACGCGACTGGCCGACGAGGACGACCGGGTCCGCCACGTCCACAGCGACGAGCGACTGGGGCGGGGCGGCGCGCTGGAGTACGCGTTCGAACGCGCCGCGGGGACGACGCTGGTCTACTTCGATACGGACCTGGCGACGGACATGAAACATCTGGAGGAGCTGGTCGAGAGCGTCCGGTCGGGCGAGTCCGACGTGGCGACGGGCTCGCGGTGGATGCCCGAGAACCAGGCCGACCGGCCGACCAAGCGCGCCGTCTCCAGTCTCGGCTACAACACGCTGGTCCGCCTCTTTCTGCGCTCGGACATGCAAGACCACCAGTGCGGGTTCAAGGCTATCTCCCGGGAGACGTTCGACGCCTTGCGCGGGGAGGTCGAGGACGAACACTGGTTCTGGGACACCGAAGTGCTCGTCCTCGCCCAGCGGGGCGGGTACAGCGTCCGGGAGTTCCCCGTCGACTGGGAACCGAAGGGCGACACGAAGGTCGATCTGGTCCGGGACGTGTTCGGCATGGGCAGCCAGATCCTCCGGACGTGGTGGCAGCTGTCGGTGAGTCCGCGGATCTCCCGGCGCGTGAGCATGGCCGCGGGGTCGCTGCTGGTGATGCTCGCGCTGGTCGTCGCGGTCGGGGTCGTCTTCGACCTGCAGGCGGTGTTCGACGCGATGAGCGGTGCAGACCCGGTACTGGTGGTCGCCTCCGGCGCCGTCTACCTCGCTTCGTGGCCGCTGCGAGGGCTGCGCTACCGGGACATCCTCGACCGGCTGGGGTATCCCAGCGACACGTGGTTCATGACCGGCGCGGTGTTCATCAGCCAGACGGGCAACCTCGTCTTCCCGGCGCGGCTGGGCGACGGCGTGCGGGCCTACGTCGTGAAAGCGAGACGGGACGTGCCCTATCCGAGCGGGTTCGCGTCGCTGGCCGTCGAACGCGTCTTCGACCTGCTCGCAATCACGGTGCTGGGCGGCACGGTGCTGGTGGGGCTCGTGGCGACCGACGGGACTGAACAGATCGCCGAGGCGATCGCGGCGGAGATCCCGCCCGTGCAGATCGGCGGCGAGACCATCGACGCGGGGGCGGCCGCCCGGACGGCGCTGCGCGTCGCGGCCGCCGTCGGCGGCGCGGCCGTCCTCGGTGTCCTCGGTATCCTCGCCAGCGCCCGCCTGGGGGACGACTACGTCCACCGGGCGGTCGGAGCTGTCAGCAACGACTCCTACGCCGACTACGTGGCCGGCGTCATCGAACAGTTCGTCGGCGACGTGCAGGCGGTCGTGGGCGACCGCGGCGCCTTCCTGCGGGTAGGCGTCGGCAGCCTCGTCATCTGGGTCGTCGACGTGGCGACGGCGCTGGTCGTCTTCGCCGCGTTCCCCGGCATCACGCTGACCCCCGCGTTGGTCGCCACGGCCTTCTTCGCGGTGAGCGTGGGGAACCTCGCGAAAGTGCTTCCCCTCTCGCCCGGCGGGATCGGCCTCTACGAGGGCGCGTTCACGCTCATCGTCTTCGGGCTCACGAACGTCGCGGCGCCGGTCGCGTTCGCCATCTCCATCGTCGACCACGTCGTCAAGAACGCCGTCACCATCCTCGGCGGCCTCGCCTCGATGGCCTGGCTCAACGTCTCACTGACCACCGCCGTCGAGGAGAGCCGCGAGGCCAGCGAGGTCGAGGCCGCCGCCGCGACCGAGGACTGA
- a CDS encoding glycosyltransferase family 4 protein yields the protein MKVSHYFEGEGVVTGGFAQSVNNQRAILDDRGIDYTTEPTLDCDLLHLNNAGPRSIYYAKRARRRRIPVLFHTHNTAADFRDSFVFSNALARPLKPFLAYAYDQADHLVCPSEHNREVIAEYTDTPATVVSNGFDGERFAGWDDPELREEYLDRYDLDPPVVFMFGHVIKRKGLDTFVEVARRLPQYDFAWFGYLNPTGGTVDRFLQPRETRHLVENSPDNCTFTGYIEDPRGAPAAGDVFFWPSRNENEGMALLEAMHCGVPPVVRAIPTYEWLDDGEDCRKVETTDEFVDAITELCEDEGERERIGAGAAATTERFTLEAVGEQLVTLYDELVSGPTNERTPTG from the coding sequence ATGAAAGTCAGCCACTACTTCGAGGGCGAAGGCGTCGTCACCGGCGGGTTCGCACAGTCGGTCAACAACCAGCGGGCGATCCTCGACGACCGCGGCATCGACTACACCACCGAGCCGACGCTGGACTGTGACCTCCTGCACCTCAACAACGCCGGCCCACGCTCGATCTACTACGCCAAGCGCGCCCGCCGGCGGCGGATTCCGGTCCTCTTTCACACCCACAACACGGCCGCGGACTTCCGGGACAGCTTCGTCTTCTCGAACGCGCTCGCCCGGCCGTTGAAGCCGTTCCTCGCCTACGCCTACGACCAGGCCGACCACCTCGTCTGTCCCTCCGAACACAACCGCGAGGTGATCGCCGAGTACACGGATACGCCGGCGACGGTCGTCTCGAACGGCTTCGACGGCGAGCGCTTCGCCGGCTGGGACGACCCCGAGTTGCGCGAGGAGTACCTCGACCGCTACGATCTGGACCCGCCGGTCGTGTTCATGTTCGGTCACGTGATCAAGCGCAAAGGTCTGGACACGTTCGTCGAGGTCGCCCGCCGGCTTCCGCAGTACGACTTCGCCTGGTTCGGCTACCTCAACCCGACGGGCGGGACGGTCGACAGGTTCCTCCAGCCTCGCGAGACCCGACACCTCGTCGAGAACTCGCCCGACAACTGCACGTTCACCGGCTACATCGAGGACCCGCGGGGGGCGCCCGCGGCGGGCGACGTGTTCTTCTGGCCCTCGCGCAACGAGAACGAGGGGATGGCGCTTTTGGAGGCGATGCACTGCGGCGTGCCGCCGGTCGTCCGGGCGATTCCGACCTACGAGTGGCTCGACGACGGCGAGGACTGCCGCAAGGTCGAGACGACCGACGAGTTCGTCGACGCGATCACCGAACTCTGCGAGGACGAGGGAGAACGCGAGCGGATCGGCGCGGGCGCGGCGGCGACGACCGAGCGGTTCACGCTCGAGGCCGTCGGCGAGCAACTGGTCACGCTCTACGACGAACTCGTCAGCGGGCCGACGAACGAGCGGACGCCGACGGGGTGA
- a CDS encoding methyl-accepting chemotaxis protein produces MASDSGDLGTEALDVHSGAGDMTVDELGTAIDELLRASESVSQSSQQISDLANEQSENMREVAGEVSNLSATVEEVASSASQVRQVSTEARELADDGRDMADDAIDAMESVDEANNEVSDDVRQLRDRIDEIDEIVEVINDIADQTNMLALNASIEAARAGEAGEGFAVVADEVKSLAEESQQNATEIEQLVSNIKDDTESTVESIEHANQQVEEGIEQVDDTVDVLRDIDAAVEEAAQGAQEVASATDEQAASTEEVASMVDSTAESAEKVAGEIERIAAANQQQTAQINEIQSLIDDLQR; encoded by the coding sequence ATGGCTTCCGATTCCGGTGACCTCGGCACCGAGGCACTCGACGTCCACTCCGGGGCAGGGGACATGACCGTCGACGAGCTGGGGACGGCGATCGACGAGCTGTTGCGAGCCTCCGAGAGCGTCTCCCAGAGCTCCCAGCAGATCAGCGACCTCGCCAACGAACAGTCCGAGAACATGCGCGAGGTCGCCGGCGAGGTGTCGAACCTCAGCGCGACCGTCGAGGAGGTCGCCTCCAGCGCGAGTCAGGTCCGGCAGGTCAGCACCGAGGCCCGGGAGCTGGCCGACGACGGCCGCGACATGGCCGACGACGCGATCGACGCCATGGAGTCGGTCGACGAAGCCAACAACGAGGTGTCCGACGACGTGCGCCAGCTCCGGGATCGCATCGACGAGATCGACGAGATCGTCGAGGTGATCAACGACATCGCCGACCAGACGAACATGCTCGCGCTGAACGCGAGCATCGAAGCGGCCCGCGCCGGCGAGGCGGGCGAGGGGTTCGCCGTCGTCGCCGACGAGGTCAAGAGCCTCGCCGAGGAGTCCCAGCAGAACGCCACCGAGATCGAACAGCTCGTCTCGAACATCAAGGACGACACCGAGAGCACCGTCGAGAGCATCGAGCACGCCAACCAGCAGGTCGAGGAGGGCATCGAGCAGGTCGACGACACCGTCGACGTGCTCAGGGACATCGACGCGGCCGTCGAGGAGGCCGCCCAAGGCGCACAAGAGGTCGCCAGCGCCACCGACGAGCAGGCCGCCTCCACCGAAGAGGTCGCCTCGATGGTCGACTCGACCGCCGAGAGCGCCGAGAAGGTCGCCGGCGAGATCGAGCGCATCGCCGCCGCCAACCAGCAACAGACGGCCCAGATCAACGAGATACAGAGTCTCATCGACGATCTCCAGCGCTAG
- a CDS encoding transcription initiation factor IIB, with the protein MSDSRLRTQRTDVQEDESTEERTDEACPECSGHLVMDEERGETVCEECGLVVETDEIDRGPEWRAFDASEKDEKSRVGAPTTNMMHDKGLSTNIDWRDKDAYGNSLSSNQRQKMQRLRKWNERFRTRDSKERNLKQALGEIDRMASALGLPENVRETASVIYRRALDENLLPGRSIEGVSTAAVYAAARQAGVPRSLDEINEVSRVEKSEIARTYRYVIRELGLEVAPADPESYVPRFASSLELSDEAEHRARKLLQNAKEQGVHSGKSPVGLAAAAVYAAALLTNEKTTQAAVSEVADISEVTIRNRYHELLEAEQGLPAV; encoded by the coding sequence ATGAGCGACTCTCGACTCAGAACCCAGCGAACAGACGTACAGGAAGACGAATCGACCGAGGAGCGGACCGACGAGGCCTGCCCGGAGTGTTCCGGCCACCTCGTGATGGACGAGGAGCGCGGGGAGACGGTCTGCGAGGAGTGCGGCCTCGTCGTCGAGACCGACGAGATCGACCGCGGTCCCGAGTGGCGGGCCTTCGACGCCAGCGAGAAAGACGAGAAGTCCCGCGTCGGCGCGCCGACGACGAACATGATGCACGACAAGGGCCTCTCGACCAACATCGACTGGCGCGACAAGGACGCCTACGGCAACTCGCTGTCCTCGAACCAGCGCCAGAAGATGCAGCGCCTGCGCAAGTGGAACGAACGGTTCCGCACGCGGGACTCCAAGGAGCGCAACCTCAAGCAGGCGCTGGGCGAGATCGACCGCATGGCTTCGGCCCTGGGCCTGCCCGAGAACGTCCGCGAGACCGCCTCCGTCATCTATCGGCGCGCGCTCGACGAGAACCTCCTGCCCGGCCGCTCCATCGAGGGCGTCTCGACGGCCGCCGTCTACGCCGCCGCCCGGCAGGCCGGCGTCCCGCGCAGCCTCGACGAGATCAACGAGGTCTCCCGCGTCGAGAAGTCCGAGATCGCCCGCACCTACCGCTACGTCATCCGCGAACTCGGCCTCGAAGTCGCGCCTGCGGACCCCGAGAGCTACGTGCCTCGCTTCGCCTCCTCGCTCGAACTCTCCGACGAGGCCGAACACCGCGCCCGCAAACTCCTTCAGAACGCCAAGGAACAGGGCGTCCACTCCGGGAAATCGCCCGTCGGCCTCGCGGCCGCCGCGGTGTACGCCGCCGCCCTGCTGACCAACGAGAAGACCACCCAGGCCGCCGTGAGCGAGGTCGCCGACATCTCCGAGGTCACCATCCGCAACCGCTACCACGAACTGCTCGAAGCCGAGCAGGGTCTCCCCGCGGTCTGA
- a CDS encoding radical SAM protein: MTRDPATLDVTIVDGYVDEPAHFGVPPYISTYPRYTAGALVDAGVPEERITYHTIDGLRDETRRWTDVADADLMIYVGGMTVPGKYVGGTPAEPDEVRRLTWEADGTTLLGGPIRFGVGEENKGAEETERDDLDYDFVAKGDVEAAAHDLVREGLEGFSDRMRDNEEIERWARAGAFVVEHHPNHPDYLIAEMETSRGCAYRCSFCTEPLYGDPAFRTAESVVDEVDALSDHGVRDFRLGRQADILAFGGDGEAPNPDALRDLYGGIREVAPDLRTLHLDNMNPVTITDYPEKSREGIRVIAEHNTPGDTAAFGLESADPVVQEENNLLVTAEECLEAVRIVNEEAGWRPGGDRDSAPNFGSDASRRLPKLLPGINLVHGLEGERSETFEHNRRFLRDVLEEGLMLRRVNIRQVMAFEGTEMSDTGAEIARDHKQQFKQYKREVREEVDNAMLQRVAPPGTVLPDVHLEYHQDGKTFGRQLGTYALLVAVPGERELGRTVDVAVTDHGYRSVTGVPYPLDLNAASMDELTAVPGIGKQTAGNVVVDRPYDAVDAVDTDADLRSFATVDGEAPTAIPGLGDRGGGPGAGAGDREEAPEASD, from the coding sequence ATGACCCGAGACCCCGCGACGCTGGACGTGACCATCGTCGACGGGTACGTCGACGAGCCGGCCCACTTCGGCGTGCCGCCCTACATCTCGACGTACCCCCGGTACACCGCGGGGGCGCTCGTCGACGCCGGCGTACCCGAAGAACGGATCACCTACCACACCATCGACGGGCTGCGCGACGAGACGCGTCGCTGGACCGACGTTGCCGACGCCGATCTCATGATCTACGTCGGCGGCATGACCGTCCCCGGCAAGTACGTCGGCGGCACCCCAGCCGAACCCGACGAGGTCCGTCGACTCACCTGGGAGGCCGACGGGACAACCCTGCTGGGCGGGCCGATCCGCTTCGGCGTCGGCGAGGAGAACAAGGGCGCCGAGGAGACCGAGCGCGACGACCTGGACTACGACTTCGTCGCGAAAGGCGACGTGGAGGCCGCCGCTCACGACCTCGTCCGCGAGGGGCTCGAAGGCTTCTCCGACCGGATGCGTGACAACGAGGAGATCGAGCGCTGGGCGCGAGCCGGCGCGTTCGTCGTCGAGCATCATCCCAACCACCCCGACTACCTCATCGCCGAGATGGAGACCTCGCGGGGCTGTGCCTACCGCTGCTCCTTTTGCACGGAACCGCTGTACGGCGACCCCGCCTTCCGCACCGCCGAGTCCGTGGTCGACGAAGTCGACGCCCTCTCGGACCACGGCGTCCGGGATTTCCGACTCGGCCGTCAGGCCGACATCCTCGCGTTCGGCGGCGACGGCGAGGCGCCCAATCCCGACGCGCTCCGGGATCTGTACGGCGGCATCCGCGAGGTCGCGCCGGATCTTCGGACGTTACACCTCGACAACATGAACCCGGTGACGATCACGGACTACCCGGAGAAGTCGCGGGAGGGCATCCGGGTCATCGCCGAGCACAACACGCCCGGCGACACGGCCGCGTTCGGCCTGGAGTCGGCCGACCCCGTCGTTCAGGAGGAGAACAACCTCCTGGTCACCGCCGAGGAGTGTCTCGAAGCGGTCCGGATCGTCAACGAGGAGGCCGGCTGGCGGCCCGGCGGCGACCGCGACTCGGCGCCCAACTTCGGGTCGGACGCCTCGCGGCGCCTGCCGAAGCTCCTGCCGGGGATCAACCTCGTCCACGGCCTCGAGGGCGAGCGCTCGGAGACCTTCGAGCACAACAGGCGGTTCCTGCGGGACGTGCTGGAGGAGGGTCTGATGCTCCGCCGGGTGAACATCCGGCAGGTGATGGCCTTCGAGGGGACGGAGATGAGCGACACCGGCGCGGAGATCGCTCGCGACCACAAGCAGCAGTTCAAGCAGTACAAGCGGGAGGTCCGCGAGGAGGTCGACAACGCGATGCTCCAGCGGGTGGCGCCGCCCGGGACGGTGCTCCCCGACGTGCACCTGGAGTACCATCAGGACGGCAAGACGTTCGGGCGCCAGCTGGGCACCTACGCACTGCTCGTCGCGGTGCCGGGCGAGCGCGAACTCGGTCGAACCGTCGACGTGGCGGTCACCGACCACGGCTACCGCTCTGTGACCGGCGTGCCCTACCCGCTCGACCTGAACGCGGCGTCGATGGACGAACTGACCGCGGTCCCCGGGATCGGGAAGCAGACGGCGGGCAACGTCGTCGTCGACCGCCCGTACGACGCCGTCGACGCCGTCGACACCGACGCGGACCTCCGGTCGTTCGCGACCGTCGACGGCGAGGCACCGACCGCGATCCCGGGCCTCGGCGACCGAGGGGGCGGCCCCGGAGCCGGAGCCGGAGATCGCGAGGAAGCGCCCGAAGCGAGCGACTGA
- the yjjX gene encoding inosine/xanthosine triphosphatase: protein MTRVAVGSENPVKAGATERVAGQSFEDGAEVVAVAVDSGVPEQPRGRTETLTGAENRAARALEADPGADYGVGIEGGVATLDERPGLYLVMWAAVTDGETLQRGGGPALRLPDDVAERVRSGEELGPVLDDRLDTERLKERAGAAGVFTGGTIDRESALVHAVAGAFGPFVTDPY, encoded by the coding sequence ATGACACGCGTCGCGGTCGGGAGCGAGAATCCGGTGAAGGCCGGGGCGACGGAACGGGTCGCGGGACAGTCGTTCGAAGACGGGGCCGAAGTGGTGGCCGTCGCCGTCGACTCGGGCGTCCCCGAACAGCCGCGGGGCCGGACGGAGACGCTAACCGGCGCGGAGAACCGTGCGGCCCGCGCGCTCGAAGCCGACCCCGGCGCCGACTACGGGGTCGGGATCGAGGGCGGGGTCGCCACGCTCGACGAGCGACCGGGGCTGTATCTGGTCATGTGGGCTGCGGTCACCGACGGCGAGACCCTCCAACGGGGTGGCGGGCCCGCGCTACGACTCCCCGACGACGTCGCCGAGCGGGTCCGGTCGGGCGAGGAACTGGGGCCGGTGCTGGACGACCGACTCGACACGGAGAGGCTCAAGGAGCGAGCGGGTGCGGCGGGCGTGTTCACGGGGGGGACCATCGATCGCGAGTCGGCGCTGGTCCACGCCGTCGCCGGGGCGTTCGGGCCGTTCGTGACGGACCCGTACTGA
- a CDS encoding type I 3-dehydroquinate dehydratase, protein MAIDFSSFVLAAATADLSDEPAARDHADAVEFRLDLATDPLDALAGYDGESPLIATNRPTCEGGEAADDAARLDALEVAAEHDAVGAIDVELAALERGDAAAVADHARDHGTAVIVSTHDFEGTPHRDAMAETLSEASRLGDVAKLAVTAEGAGDVLDLLGATWTATTAGETVATMAMGEAGRHSRAVAPLYGSKIGYAPVDPADATAPGQYDLATLATLVDRLGGE, encoded by the coding sequence ATGGCAATCGACTTCTCGTCGTTCGTCCTCGCGGCCGCGACCGCGGATCTCTCGGACGAGCCCGCCGCGCGCGACCACGCCGACGCCGTCGAGTTCCGTCTCGACCTCGCGACCGACCCGCTGGACGCGCTGGCGGGCTACGACGGCGAGTCCCCGCTGATAGCGACCAATCGACCGACCTGTGAGGGCGGTGAGGCGGCCGACGACGCGGCGCGCCTGGACGCGCTGGAAGTCGCGGCCGAACACGACGCCGTCGGGGCGATCGACGTGGAACTGGCCGCCCTGGAGCGCGGCGACGCCGCGGCGGTCGCCGACCACGCCCGCGACCACGGGACGGCGGTGATCGTCTCGACGCACGACTTCGAGGGGACGCCCCACCGCGACGCGATGGCGGAGACGCTCTCCGAGGCGAGTCGCCTGGGTGACGTGGCGAAACTGGCGGTGACGGCCGAGGGCGCCGGGGACGTGCTAGACCTGCTCGGCGCGACGTGGACAGCGACCACCGCCGGCGAGACCGTCGCGACGATGGCGATGGGCGAGGCCGGCCGTCACTCCCGGGCGGTCGCGCCGCTGTACGGGTCGAAAATCGGCTACGCGCCGGTCGACCCCGCCGACGCGACCGCACCCGGCCAGTACGACCTGGCGACGCTGGCGACGCTCGTCGATCGGCTGGGCGGCGAGTAG
- a CDS encoding Na/Pi cotransporter family protein, translating into MSRETKRERRSGRSIGLVVRVVVTLCLFLVAIRLLGAATDALRPVLRRTLRSVVVGNPSALGLSWFASYVLANGSVVAALSLSLFDSGLVGPSHLYLMIVGSRLGGAAVVVFVGAADYLNEEIESVRDSMRLGLLTFLLTHSIYLPVLALGSVFVPLVDRPDTGGGEVTGPEPNVPDVVSTLADTAVVHLGPGVAFLGALALIFVSLRLFDGILDSLDKERLRRRYITRLNDKWVSFGLGVLVTGLTTSVAFSLGVVVPLYNRGHIKRTEIMPFVLGANVGTLVDTLLVAVALDSQVGVRIVLAVLAAGTIVSLLALLWYPRYSALVEAVQTEIVDRPAYFAAFLLSLLLAPLGLLVVR; encoded by the coding sequence ATGAGCCGGGAGACCAAGCGGGAGCGACGCTCCGGTCGGTCGATCGGACTGGTCGTCCGGGTCGTCGTCACGCTCTGTCTGTTCCTCGTCGCGATCCGACTGCTGGGGGCGGCCACCGACGCGCTCAGGCCCGTGCTCAGACGAACGCTCCGGTCGGTCGTCGTCGGGAACCCCTCGGCGCTGGGCCTCAGCTGGTTCGCCTCGTACGTGCTGGCGAACGGGTCGGTGGTGGCAGCGCTATCGCTCTCGCTGTTCGATTCGGGGCTCGTCGGCCCGTCACACCTCTATCTGATGATCGTCGGGTCGCGACTCGGCGGCGCGGCCGTCGTCGTCTTCGTCGGCGCCGCCGACTACCTCAACGAGGAGATCGAGTCGGTCCGGGATTCGATGCGTCTGGGCCTGTTAACGTTCCTGCTCACTCACTCGATCTATCTGCCGGTGCTGGCGCTGGGGTCCGTCTTCGTCCCGCTGGTCGACCGGCCCGACACCGGCGGCGGCGAGGTAACCGGCCCCGAGCCGAACGTCCCCGACGTCGTCTCGACGCTCGCCGACACCGCAGTCGTCCACCTCGGCCCGGGAGTGGCGTTTTTGGGCGCCCTGGCACTGATATTCGTCAGCCTCCGACTGTTCGACGGGATCCTCGACAGTCTCGACAAAGAGCGGCTGCGACGGCGCTACATCACCAGGCTCAACGACAAGTGGGTCTCGTTCGGACTCGGCGTCCTCGTCACGGGGCTGACGACGAGCGTCGCCTTCTCGCTCGGGGTGGTCGTCCCGCTGTACAACCGGGGCCACATCAAGCGGACGGAGATCATGCCGTTCGTCCTCGGGGCGAACGTCGGGACGCTCGTCGACACGCTACTCGTCGCGGTCGCGCTCGACAGCCAGGTCGGCGTCCGCATCGTCCTCGCGGTGCTGGCCGCGGGAACGATCGTTTCGCTCCTCGCGTTGCTCTGGTATCCGCGCTACAGCGCCCTCGTAGAGGCGGTTCAGACCGAGATCGTCGACCGACCGGCGTACTTCGCCGCCTTCCTCCTGTCGCTGTTGCTCGCCCCGCTCGGTCTGCTCGTGGTCCGGTGA
- a CDS encoding zinc ribbon domain-containing protein, with translation MSTRNRTRPLLAVLLAFLYPGLGHVYLREWLRALVWFFLNVTSFTLLMPPDAVPESFGWSELVAAAENVSPEAALALAAITVFSMVDAYWMAKRQNTEVEVEAGTTCPNCGRDVDQDLEFCHWCTERLKPESASDSEESADDSGANA, from the coding sequence GTGAGTACACGGAACCGAACGCGGCCGCTGCTGGCAGTCCTGCTCGCGTTTCTCTATCCCGGGCTCGGCCACGTCTACCTGCGCGAGTGGCTCCGCGCGCTCGTCTGGTTCTTCCTCAACGTGACGAGTTTCACTCTGCTGATGCCTCCCGACGCCGTCCCCGAGTCGTTCGGCTGGTCGGAACTGGTCGCGGCCGCCGAGAACGTCTCGCCGGAAGCCGCGCTGGCGCTCGCCGCGATCACCGTCTTCAGCATGGTCGACGCCTACTGGATGGCCAAACGCCAGAACACCGAGGTCGAAGTCGAGGCGGGCACGACCTGCCCCAACTGCGGCCGCGACGTCGACCAGGACCTCGAGTTCTGTCACTGGTGTACCGAACGGCTCAAGCCCGAGTCAGCGTCCGACTCGGAAGAGAGCGCCGACGACTCCGGCGCGAACGCCTGA